In Microplitis mediator isolate UGA2020A chromosome 9, iyMicMedi2.1, whole genome shotgun sequence, the DNA window attaagagctctaattttcacaggcgtctttttttttctaaatgaaacttttgaacctgtttacgagaaaaaaaaaatttgttattttttgaatcctttaattatcataaattattaatgaacaaTAAAACCCGAGAACTGCAAAAGTGAGGGAAGTTGGTCATTAATAAATTGGcgggaaaatttcaattcgcAGGCTGACAAtccaaatttacaaaattatttttcaagtgaatgaaggcgggaaaaaaatgtttatttgaatttatagagaaaggaaaaaaattttgaggggtcaaaataatttttagcgctaatcgattttgagatacaaatttttaaattcgaagtaaatttcaaacctttgaattttttttttaaatttaattccgatgtctgaataaaatttttaactagagattttgaattttttttagttttcgatatattgaatttttccGAATTTCGTGATTTCGCGGTatcatggatttttttttcttttggttgcaaaattaattttttttgtagattatGAAAATTGCGCAAAGTGTATTGGGAGAGAAATTATTCACATTTTTGATGAAATCAACATTTTACGGTCACTTCGTCGCAGGAGAGGACGAAATTCACATACGACCGACTTTGGATCGATTGCGTCAATTTGGTGTCAAACCGATCCTCGATTACTCTGTCGAAGAAGATTTGTCTCAAGAAGAAGCTGAGAGACGAGAGTTAAAGTAAGTTTCCATTTTTCCTGTCATTAACACGTGATTGTccatttttcgaattttaattactaactCATTAAATGTTCACTTTAGACGAAAATTGAtcgagaccttttttgtagcccataaaatttcctacaaaaaaggtctcattgattttttatctaaaatccATAGGTAATgagatatttgtaaatatgaaCGACCagttaatgaattttttcaaaaattttcagagcCTCGGTGTCCGAAGCCGGAGACGAAAAGAAAGAGgggacaattaaaaaatatcatgtagAAAAATCATTTGCTGACCGTCGATACAAAGTCTCTTCTGCCcgaacatatttttatttaaacgaagCTTCGTGCGAACGAAATATGgccatttttataaaatgtcttgAAGCCGTTTCGAgtaaagtatttattataattaaaaatttacttaaataataatcgtatGACATTTTTGGAAAGGAAATTTACTGATCTACAACTTTtgtctctttaaaaaaatcgctaAAGTTCATAGTTCGAAAGTTATCGCCCTATAAAGTCTGCATTAACCAATTCTTCAATTTTCGGAATCATCACAACTGATTAATTGACCATAACTTAACAACAATCGATTttaggaaaattttataagagacAAAATTTGCAGGGAATCAAATTTCCTTTCCAACAAACACCCACAAGATCTATTTATCTCAtatgatttttgaattatcgctaattaatattttttatgattaattattaatcattaattaattaatgcagCCGCTTCCGTTGGTACTGGAATAATTGCTATCAAATTAACGGCGCTAGGACGTCCACAATTATTAGTACGTATTAATGGAGAtgaattaattcaataaatcgATTGATTGATTAACTGATTAATTGGCTAATTAAATTACAGTTGCAATTATCGGAAGTAATTATGCGTGCGCGTCAGTACATGTCTGATGTAGTAGGAGGTGAGGGCGCAGTATTAGCTCATCATACGTCACCGgaagtgttaaaaaaaaaattcgaagaCGCTCATATCACTGATGAAGTTccggttcaaaaatttttggataaaaTTCAATCGGATAATGAAGGGTatgattaattacattaatactAGTCATTATTAATTCCTCATCGTTCATTAATCAGTAAGTCGACGATTCGAATCCCGGTCaggtcatttttcatttttttttatttatgagatCAATTTACTCCTGAAATAttacaaatatgaaaaatttttatcaatacttttttgtagggcatcaaatttcctataaaaaagtCTTAATCAGTTTTTACGTAACTTCACTTACTTACGAGTTATGATAATTTAGTAGTTTTTTCATTAATCGCAAGacttagaattttatttataaaattgtaacttttgaaaaatttatttttaaagattttgaATGAGTGAATTTCGTagtaaatttaatgctctacaaaaaaaggtaTCAATGATTTTTTACGTAGCTCTGATAGTTACTGagtaatttaacttttaagaTTTTATTCGTAACCCCAAAGTTCGCGGTTCGAATCCCGGCGccgttttttgaattttttttttaattatatattttgtagaGTGATACATTTGTTCCCTTGGAGTGGAATATTGAacgaaaattatgaattaagcGAGACATTCCAAGTGCCAGATATAAAAACGGGTAAGATGGTCAGACTGATGACCCAACTGACCCGGAAAGAAGAAGAAATGTTCCGTAATATGATTAGAAGGTTAAATAATATCGCAACCGTGAGTTATTATCAtcgattaattttcattaattaatgaattaattaatgattaattaattaattaattagattgcagataaattaaatgtcaGGATAATGATCGATGCAGAGCAGACGTATTTCCAACCTGCGATTTCACGACTGACGCTCGAGATGATGAGAAAATATAACACGCACAGAGTAAgttgattaattgattaattaatcaattaattaactgattAATTGGTTAATTGATTAACAGAAATGACTCCTAAAGTTTCTTTTTAacgatattgaaaaaaaaactatcgaaaTCGGTTAAGATGCAGAGAAATCGAGTTTTGTTGGTCACGTGACCTAGTCCTAGGGTTGACGGTTCGAGTCCCGTcctagttttttaatttttttttttttttttttcgttaataaaatcaattttttaggCTGTGGTATTCAACACTTACCAGACGTATTTAAAAGATACGTGGAATGAAGTAAAGACAGATTTAGAACAAGCTGAGAGACAGAATTTCTATTTTGGTGCTAAAATTGTCCGTGGCGCTTACATCGAAcaggttattattttttttttaattaaggggtagacacaaatttttaatatgaattttggtGGGTAGGAGAGGGCTAGAGCTGCTGCGATGGGATACCCGGACCCGACGAATCCGACGTATGAAGCGACTACGGAATGTTATCATCGTACGCTGATGGAGTGTTTGAAGAAAATGAAACAGTATAAGGATCAAGGTATCGATCCTAAGAGGTTCGCTATTATGGTAGCGTCTCATAATGAAGACACTGTGAGATTTGCCATTGAAAAGTAAGTTAAGAAACTCTTGGGGGTAAAACGGGTCGGGTATTTGGACAGTCCATGAAATTTGctgtaaaatgagtacccacaagcctaTATTTCGAACGAGTCATATTTGTCGACTTTTCAGGAATTTGAAAATCGCCATCTTGGATTTTGGGTGTTCTGCCAAAAcatattgatgtgggtactcatttaaCTCGTCTCGACGTCCTCTGTTCTCCCAGTAGAttctttttttcgaaaaaaaaaatttttcagacaaAATGAGCGCAGTAACCATTTTGACACCTTTGTAAAAACATTTTCCAAacatatcgatgtgggtactcaaactgcAGCAAATTTACTCACAAATTCAACCGTACGATCAATTttgctcgaaaaaaaatttccaaactaaaaataatattttattttcagaatgaaaGAAATTGGAATTTCTCCGGAAGATAAAGTCATTTGTTTTGGACAATTATTAGGAATGTGTGACTACGTAACATTTCCACTAggtaactaaaaaatttttgaatattttattttcccaaaattttgaaaaaaattaaaaaatattttttttttttttttttcaggacaatCGGGATACTCAGTATATAAATACATCCCCTATGGACCAGTGAAAGAAGTCCTCCCATATTTATCCCGACGTGCCCACGAAAACTGCGCGATCCTcgcgaaaataaataaagaaaaaaaattattaatgacagAAATAATTAGACGAGTACGTACTagacaattattttacaaaccAGAGGGTCATTACACTccagtataaaataaaaaaaaaaaattaaattataattgtattaataaaatatatttttttttttcaattattttattttttttaaacattttagataattatatatattttttattcattttagaACTACCAACagacttttattattacaattaacgATCACTTAATTACAAtactcaataataaataataattatcattattattattaataattatttgcgcTTAAGAATTTTCTCACGTTTTCGAACCTTATAATCGAAATAACTCTTCAGATATTAGAAACAGCGAAAAAATAGctgagaccttttttgtagagcacaaaatttcctacaaataaTGTCTCATATAACTTTTCGATATCtctaatttttaatgagatatttaattttatagataaaaaaaccATTGCCTTCGCCCTGGTATTTATTTTACGAATTCTTGTTTCGGGAATAACTCGTTGGTTATTCGAGTTACGTAAAATATGtatgaatacttttttgtagagcacaaaatttcctacaaattttgtttcgacaaaatttttttttggtcaataGCTTAGGAGTTACGAAAGATTGaccgagaaaatttaggttaGAAAATTTCGATTACCGGTTTTTTGagagaaattttgaattaaagtCGATGTGGCTccttgaattttgaaaattgagcTTTTTTGAAGAGGAAACTTTGATAGGAAACTTTATtagctaaaaaaaagtattgaaggCTTTCTGTCGTAACTCTGATAGGTAATGAGTTATGTGaagagaagttaaaaaaaattggattgAGATTCTGatatgtttataattttactccatttttgtttatcactatttttttttagtaggcAGTGTCTaaagctttgaaaaaaaagtcgatgaTGGTTTTATATGGCTCGAAATTGtggaatttttagaaatttttgtgagttaattctattttaattgagaactttttttttggttacaaaattttatttttacattttatatataaattttacgagtaacaattatttttttttgattttttattaaattcaaaatttcaattttataaaaaaaacaaattttattttttttttttattaaaaaattatattagaaaaataatatacaaatTTACACTGTAGTTCCATCTAGCTCGAGTTCTAAAACACTGGGGACTTATAAGAATAATTTGAAACCTAAATCGATAGATCGATTTATATCGATTGATGAAATATGAGTATTTGTAGGTTTTTAGTATTAACGAgtcattttttacaaaatttagaaaaaaatatcgaaatataTCGAATCGATCGATTGATCGATTTATCGACGGCCAACGATATATCGATTCTGACCTAACATCGATaccaaaataaaagttttgtttctcccgttgaaaatttacttattcGAATTATATCGAACCAATCGATAATCGATTTATCGAATCTAGTCGACTTCGATTTAAAAGAGAcgaaaatttaatgttttatctaaattacaaaaattatgaaaaaaaagttcttaaaTCAATATACATCGAAATGTATCGATTCAATCGATACATTGATTTATCGAATTAAAACGATatcgatttataaattacacttatttcttttttcgtctcattaaaattaattgtgaaaaaaattgatatattgaTATCAATCGATATGTATTACACTAATCGATAATCGATTCATCAAATAATCGATattaattcatgaaatttatttattttattttgcctCAATTACAACAGtttagaagaaaaattaataaatcgaaaTATATCGAACTAATCGATTTATCAAACTAATCGATTCATCGAACTAATCGATTCATCGaactaatcaattatttattcatcgaACTGATCGATAATCGATTCATCGAATCTAATCGATATCGATTCAtaagtaatattaattttttatcatctcatttaaaaaaacttcgaAAGACAAATCGACAAATATCAAACTAATCGATAATCGATTTATCGAACTTATCGATAATCGATTCATCAAACTAATCGGTAATTGATTCATCGAGCTACTCGATAATCGATCCATCGAACTCATCAATAATCGATTCATCGAACGAATCAGTAATCGATTCATCAAACTAATCGGTAATTGATTCACCGAGCTATTCGATAATCGATTTATCGAACTAATCGATAATCGATTCATCAAATCTTATcgatataaaaatgataaaaaattttttttcgtctctaTCTCTAGAAAATTaaccaattaattaatcgacCAGAATTGTGATATATCGAACCGATCGATAATTGAAATATCGATCAATCGATCTGATAGattttctaattattcaattgaTTGAGGTGACCTTATCGACGCAGCAGACTGGTCGGTCAATTCTCCAACGGAATTACGTGAATAACTAACAGAAATATTACCCGCAGCGTccgctgaattttttttaatcgaattCTGATTGAAACTCGTCAaagacaaattattatcattattgttattaaaattaccaaTAATAGCAACGTTGCTGCTAAAGCTACGTCTTGCCGAGCAACGGCGTGAGGACGTAGCTGAAGCAACTGAGGGTAATTGACGGTGGCGACTTATTGACGCAGTTGAGGAAAGTGAGGAAGAGCCAACTGCTGCATTACCGGCAGCGGATATCAACGAGCTAGACGGAACAAATCTCTCTCATTCACCGTGTGAGAGTTTACGtctgtcaataattaacttatcACTGGAACCACGTTGCTGAGTATGATGTTGgtgctgatgatgatgatggagATGATGATGCTCGACGGTAGATATTCCTTGGCTACCAGCGACAGCAGATACCGCTGATGATCCCGACGCTAGTCAAGATGACGACGAAGTCACCAGACACTTTCCGCGCCTGGAAAGCCGTAGCTCGAGCCAGATGTAAGGGACCACTGCCAGGATGAGCATTGTGCCGAGACCAAGGACTCTAAGCCTCGTGCAAACTACTCCGTGAAGACCTAGAGCCAAGAAAAGGCCCAGGTACTTCCAGAATGTTGAGGTCGATAAGGGAGCTTGCCACGTTGACGGGTACAGGCCAAGTAGCAGTGCTGCACAATGGTAAGTATCGAATTAATAGTCGAGGGAATGAGGTTAGAAAGGAAGGAGATCAGTCGCTTACTGAGAATTAGAGTCTCCCAGATGGCGTTGCAGACTCCCCAGGCGGCTGATATGACGTTGAAGAGTGCTGGGTCATCACCTGCAGGTCGCCATGTTACTAGGGCTAGTAGTAAGCATGCGTGAAAGGCAAATCCAACtgctggaattttttttcataaatttagtttCTTAAATCGagatcgatatatcgaatcgATATAGATACATCAACTCGATATgtcgatatatcgatacatCGAATCGATATgtcgatatatcgatacatCGAATCCATATgtcgatatatcgatacatCGAATCGATATgtcgatatatcgatacatCGAACCAATATGTTGACATATATCAAATCGGTATAAATATATCGATACATCGGATCgttataaatatatcgatatatcgaatggTCATGAATATATCGATCTATCGAATTGTCataaatatatcgatatatcgaattcTGATCAACATATCGATATGTTTTAGCCATGTAGATATAAATCGCATTAATTCCATGATTTCGGATCTTTATGAATacatcgatatatcgaatcgttttaaatatatcgatatatcgaattgTGATcaatatatcgatatattgTAACCATCTTGATATATCGCATTGATTCGATGATGTCGTATCGTTATGAATacatcgatatatcgaatcgTTATAAATCTATCGATATAACAAATAGTGATcaatatatcgatatattttaGCAATCTTGATATATCGCATTGATCCCATGATTTCGAATTGTTATTAATACATCGATATATCGACTTGGTAATCCAGTCAATGTATTGAATCGATATGTCGAATCaatgtaaatatttcaatatatcGAATCGTTATGAATATATCGATATGTCAAACGATGTAAAAATATAGAGTATCTAAATCGATCTCCGAACTGGCGTAAATAAATCGAATTATCGGAATATATCGATATTCAGAATCAATAATCGAATCATGCACAAGATCGCTATATGGAATCGATTTTAATGTATCGATTTATTGAaacagtataaatatattaagccGATAGAAATATTCTGAATCGATCTAAAcatatatcgatatatcgaattgATAATCGAGTCAATAGACtaaatcgatatctcgaatgTAAATTTATCGACTCGTTAAAGCGATTTATCGAATTAATATAGACGTATCGATCCATCGGAGTACTGGAATATATCGATATAAATACATCAATTcataaatcgatatatcgaatcgtgataaaaattcaaattacctAATTTTCTTTAACTTACCAACAACAAAATACCGGCGAATATGCCGCATTAACATCGAGAGAGTTACTCCAGCTACTGCTTGTAACAAtgcaaaagttaaaaaactcAGTGTTACTGGACCAGCTCCATCTAGCGCACAAACAACGTACGCCTCTGTAAAGTCACTAAAAATGAATCCCTGCTCCAAACCAATAAACAGAGTCAACGGAGCTGCTAACTGTAACTTAGGATCCTGGAAGCTCTGTTTTATCAACTGGAAGTACTGACGCGCCGTCTGCTGCTGGTACTGCTGGTCCGATTGGTTCCGTGGTTCTTTGAGCCGTGAGTCAAGAAACGCACACGAGATCCCAAATGCCAGGACCCCAAGTCCTAAGAAGACACTCAGTATTATTTTAGCCGTGTCTACTGCCATCGTCGGTAAAAGAAGAGTTTCATTATGGAAATACGTTTCCTGAGGGCAATATTCAGCACCACAAGTGGTTCCGACGTCTTCAGGGTCATCTGGGCCCATAGGTAtgggatttattatttttattatcgttgCCGCAACAAGACAGCCTGCaaccataaaattattagttaacAACCGTCGATACATCTGAAGTTTCTGGCAGTCTGTGGCCCAGAAGTTACCCACCACCGATACATCAGAAATTACCGGCCGCCGGTACATCAGCAGTTACCGACTGTCAGTACATCAGAAGTTACCGACTGCCAGTACATCAGAAGTTACCGACCGtcggtattttttttacagtggttgatttttgttgtttttcgAATTCCTACTTACCGATAGCAAGTCCAACATCTTCCGCGAGTTTCATAACGCGATTGAGCCTGCGCAGTAAACATTCACGTCTGGTATCATCGGGATCTTCTGGGTCGGTACAGTAGATAACACTCAAATTATTGGCGCAATTGTTGACATGTGAAGTTCGTGACAACAATGAGGGACTCAATGTGATGCCGAACAATGCGTAGCTCGGTAATAAGACATACCACTTTGGATACAAatgtgtaattataaaaattatcgtaattaaatGACTCAAACATATGACAATATTAGTCCctaatttttgtataattacAGTCGATAATAGAGAAGTTAAAGTTGCTACGGCGTACAAAAGTGCTAATAAAATGGGCCCTAGATGTGAATTGAAAGCACCGAGGCCAGCTTGGAGTGGCAGGAGGGGCAACGTCGCTGCGGATATTGTCATGTGTCCAAGAAAGAGGGCAGCACAGTGCCGGATCACTACTTTGCGAGGTGGGCGCGGGAGTATGTTGCAACCAGCGTAGCCGGTACTGAAGACTCCGCCGGACGCTGAGGGCGTGCCTGCGCGGACTGCTGCGATGAGGCGACGCACGGACGATGTACCGGCTGAGGAGGTCATTGACTCACGGCGACGGCACGACAGCGCTGAGGCACGGGCTGATCGACATGATATTGGTGAGTAAGTTGTCATATgctagagtaaaaaaaaaattttttaattttttataccgaTTCGATATATCGCATTTTGGATCGATATATCAAAACAGGTATTCGATATGTATAAAGTTCTAAATCAATATATAGTACTATGAATTAAAGATATCGAAATCGAATTTTaagttcgatatatcgaactcGATGTTCGATATTTTGAAGTGTTTTCTCGATATATCGAAATCGCAAAAtgaactttcaaaattttttaataaataaatttaagatcGAATAGATAAATCGATACTTgtattcgatatatcgaaatgTTGAGTTGAGATAGTAAATCAGTAAATCGAGATATCGAATTAGTAAATCGAGATATCGAATTAGTAAATCGAAATATCGAACTATTGAATCGAGATACCAATCTATTAAATTGAGATATCGACTCAGTGCATCGAAATATCAGATCActttttcgagatatcgactCAGTAAATCGAGATATCGAATTATTGGATCGAAATATCGCATTATTGAATCGAACTATCAAACTAGTCGTTCGAGATATCGAGCTGTTGAGTCGAGATATCAAATCACTtattcgagatatcgatttaGCGAATCGAGATATCAAATCACTTATTCGAGATATCGACTTAGTAAATCGAGATATCAAATTAATAGATCGAGATATCGAAGTATTGGATCGAAATATCGCATTATCACATCGAACTATCGAACTAGTCGTTCGAGATATCGAGCTGTAGAATCAAAATATCGACAAAGTGAATCGATGTATCAAATCACTTATTCGAGATATCGACTCAGTAAATCGAGATATCGAATTAATAGATCAAGACATCGAACTATTGAATCGAAATATCGCATCATTGAATCGAATTATCAAACTAGTCGTTCGAGATATCGAACTATTGAATCGAGATATCGAGTTATTAAATCGAGATATCGAAGTGTATATTCGATATATATCGAtttctctgaaaaaaattttgattaaaaatacctCTAACATTGCGTCATTGTCCCACAAAGTATGATGATGGCCGCTGCTCTTAACCCTGCGATTCGTCTGCGCAAGTGGTGGCGGCTGAGCCGGTAATTTAACTGGCCCAAACCCGCCAATCGGCCCCGTCCGATGCACGATAGGGTTCTGGAGTTTGTCTCGCGACAACTCGTGCAAGTTCGGAAGTGACCCCATCTTGTTTTCCTGTACTTTGTAACCCGACCAGCAGTTCCGTCAAATTCTAATATAATTTCCCGTTTATTTTCCGAcggttttatattttttttccaataaaagaCTCCGGTTTTATCAGTCTTTGGTAATCATCTTGACAGTATGGATGTTCATTGgtccattaaatatttatttgcttatatacataatttatgtataaatattctCTTCTTCCGCTTTTTGGctgaatatttttcttgatattTCATCACGTGCATTTctacaacaaaaatattaaacattagGAAAACAATTACAAAtcttgcaaattttttttagtctagTCCCAAATCTTGGATTTATGGGTAATAAGTCAAAAGAGTGGGGTCCGACTAATCACGACCAAGGGCCAGCGGCGCAAGCGCAGGGAGTCCAAGACAGGGGTATAGGAGTGGGGGAAATATAAAGCAGCTCAGGTTCTACGGAGCTGCAGTTTCGCTGGAACTGAACTCCGACCAACTTAAGCAGACGAAGTTGGGCCTAATTTTGGGCCCTAATTCAAGGGTAAGTCTTTATACttatctttataaatttatggcatacattttttttgtttattgtaCTTACTAAATACTAGTCGAAAAGAGGGGTAAGATGGGCCCACAAAGGGCATTCGAGTCCAAAAGGCCCATTTTGGCCTCTACAGTTCCAGTTTATTAAttgggcccattttgcccgtgGGCCATGTTGCCCCTATTCGGGATTTTTGTCGTAAGATGGGCCCAAAATACATTAGTGCCCAAAAGGCCCATTTGATCCCTACAGTTCCAATTCATTAATTGGGCCCATTTGGTCCCCATTCGGGATTTTGTGGTAAGATGGGCCTAAAAAGACATTAGTGCTCAAAAGGCCCATTTTGACCCCTACGGTtccaatttattaattggacCCATTTTGCTCGTGGGCTGTCTTGCCCCCATTCgggattttttttgtcgtaaGATGGGCCCAAAAAAGACATTAGTGTCCAAAAGGCCCATTTAGATCCCTAGAGTtccaatttattaattgggTCCATTTGGTCCCCATTCGGGATTTTGTGGTAAGATGGGCCTAAAAAGACATTAGTGTTCAAAAGGCCCATTTTGATCCCTACGGTTCCACTTTATTAATTGGGCCCATTTTGCtcgtgggccgtcttgccttCATTCAGGATTTTTGTCAcggaattgataatttatgaattaaaggCGAAAATTTGCGgtcagtaataaatattttttatttactgtagaTGAGAACTTTTGAAACTGCGTAGTTTTTAACAGATTCAATTAaatgttgaaataaattactcCCGCGTCacattatcataaattagtCGTTATAAATGTctataaataacaacaataatagttGATTGATAGTTAATCGTTGTATTGAAATTCCTAGAATATTAAGCCAGGTAGTTTAGTCACGTGCTGCTGAAGGTGGCGGTGCGGTCCCTCAGAGTCGAATATTAGCGAGTTTGAGCTAGAGTTATGTGTAGTAGTGTTCGGGGCCCGGTGATTggtacttatattttttttaggaatattcgaaat includes these proteins:
- the LOC130674135 gene encoding proline dehydrogenase 1, mitochondrial, with product MAFLRLIKRTNFLKHKKHIDDKKKYSTTNKLCQLNQILPRDNVRVTSATQIDINNDSITKDIERPIDPLDLTFSDPVAAFKSKTMKELIRAYVCFQFCSFDYVVENNAKIMKIAQSVLGEKLFTFLMKSTFYGHFVAGEDEIHIRPTLDRLRQFGVKPILDYSVEEDLSQEEAERRELKASVSEAGDEKKEGTIKKYHVEKSFADRRYKVSSARTYFYLNEASCERNMAIFIKCLEAVSTASVGTGIIAIKLTALGRPQLLLQLSEVIMRARQYMSDVVGGEGAVLAHHTSPEVLKKKFEDAHITDEVPVQKFLDKIQSDNEGVIHLFPWSGILNENYELSETFQVPDIKTGKMVRLMTQLTRKEEEMFRNMIRRLNNIATIADKLNVRIMIDAEQTYFQPAISRLTLEMMRKYNTHRAVVFNTYQTYLKDTWNEVKTDLEQAERQNFYFGAKIVRGAYIEQERARAAAMGYPDPTNPTYEATTECYHRTLMECLKKMKQYKDQGIDPKRFAIMVASHNEDTVRFAIEKMKEIGISPEDKVICFGQLLGMCDYVTFPLGQSGYSVYKYIPYGPVKEVLPYLSRRAHENCAILAKINKEKKLLMTEIIRRVRTRQLFYKPEGHYTPV
- the LOC130674136 gene encoding protein unc-93 homolog A; the encoded protein is MGSLPNLHELSRDKLQNPIVHRTGPIGGFGPVKLPAQPPPLAQTNRRVKSSGHHHTLWDNDAMLEHMTTYSPISCRSARASALSCRRRESMTSSAGTSSVRRLIAAVRAGTPSASGGVFSTGYAGCNILPRPPRKVVIRHCAALFLGHMTISAATLPLLPLQAGLGAFNSHLGPILLALLYAVATLTSLLSTVIIQKLGTNIVICLSHLITIIFIITHLYPKWYVLLPSYALFGITLSPSLLSRTSHVNNCANNLSVIYCTDPEDPDDTRRECLLRRLNRVMKLAEDVGLAIGCLVAATIIKIINPIPMGPDDPEDVGTTCGAEYCPQETYFHNETLLLPTMAVDTAKIILSVFLGLGVLAFGISCAFLDSRLKEPRNQSDQQYQQQTARQYFQLIKQSFQDPKLQLAAPLTLFIGLEQGFIFSDFTEAYVVCALDGAGPVTLSFLTFALLQAVAGVTLSMLMRHIRRYFVVAVGFAFHACLLLALVTWRPAGDDPALFNVISAAWGVCNAIWETLILTLLLGLYPSTWQAPLSTSTFWKYLGLFLALGLHGVVCTRLRVLGLGTMLILAVVPYIWLELRLSRRGKCLVTSSSS